One Sodalinema gerasimenkoae IPPAS B-353 DNA segment encodes these proteins:
- the rplD gene encoding 50S ribosomal protein L4: MVNCVVRNWQGEEVGQASLDLKVAKEETAAHIVHRALVRQMANARQGTASTKTRAEVRGGGRKPWRQKGTGRARAGSIRSPLWRGGGVIFGPKPRDYNLKMNRKERRLALRTAFQSRSEDLIVVEEFAEEFPRPKTQDLAAALLRWGVQSEQRALLILPELPDNIYLSARNLERLKVITATNLNVYDLLHADYIITTAAGLAKIHEVYND, encoded by the coding sequence ATGGTTAATTGTGTCGTTCGCAACTGGCAAGGTGAAGAAGTGGGACAAGCTTCCCTTGACCTCAAAGTTGCCAAAGAAGAAACCGCAGCCCACATCGTCCATCGCGCCCTCGTGCGTCAGATGGCGAATGCCCGCCAGGGCACTGCCTCCACCAAAACCCGCGCTGAAGTACGTGGCGGTGGCCGCAAACCTTGGCGACAAAAAGGAACAGGTCGCGCTCGCGCCGGTTCCATCCGTTCTCCCCTCTGGAGAGGGGGTGGTGTCATTTTTGGTCCCAAACCTCGGGATTACAACCTGAAAATGAACCGCAAAGAACGGCGGCTGGCCTTGAGGACTGCCTTCCAAAGTCGCTCAGAAGACCTAATTGTGGTCGAAGAGTTCGCCGAGGAATTTCCCCGTCCTAAAACCCAAGACCTGGCCGCAGCCCTCCTACGTTGGGGAGTTCAGTCCGAGCAAAGAGCACTGCTTATCTTGCCGGAACTGCCTGACAACATTTATCTGTCAGCCCGTAACCTAGAGCGGTTAAAAGTCATCACCGCAACCAATCTCAACGTTTACGACCTCTTGCACGCCGACTACATCATTACCACGGCGGCGGGGTTAGCCAAGATTCACGAGGTTTACAATGACTAA